DNA sequence from the Archangium lipolyticum genome:
ACCTGCTGGTCATTGAGGCGTGGCTTGCGCATGACCGCAGAAGTAATAGCGCCCGTCCTACTTTTCGCACCACTCAGCCTACACACCGCTCCCTTGCTCCCCTGCTAAAATGAGGGGATGGCTCAGCCCTATGGGTTCTAAGCGGGTTTGCGGCACTGGCGGGTCGGGCTAAGGTCATGGCCGGTTTCCTTCAGGAACATGGCCAGGGACGTGCTCTTCAAGCCAGGACAAGAGTCCTTCAGCCCGGATCAGGATTATCGGGACAAGGGAGTCCCAAAGGATCCTGACGACCAGTTCATGCGCTGGATCAATCTTCCGCGCAGTGGGATGCCGAACTCCCCGGGGATTCGACCGCTCCAGTATCTCTCGAAGCCAGCGTTCACGAAGCTCCCCTCCCTCCTGGTGTTGGTGACGAAGAAGTCGACCACGGGAGGGAGCTACAACCCCTGGAATGATGAGCTCGACTGGGATAACGAGACGATTACCTATTGGGGTGATGCGAAGCTGCACTCAGAGCGGCGCGTCACCGACTTCCCTGGCAACCGTGTTCTCGAAAGGGTCTGGAAGGCAGTCAAAGCTGGCAAGAGGGATGTGTTGCCGCCGATCCTCCACTTCGTGAAATACGAGAGTGGCTGGGTCACCTTTACGGGACTCTGCGAGATGACGGCGCTGTCGCTGGGCCATTTCGAGGAGAAAGGCCGGCGTGTTGCCAACTATCGTTGTCAGCTCCGCATTCTTGGCATGGATTCCGTTCCGGTCTCGTGGTTGCACTCACGCAGATGGGCAGGGAGCCCCGAGGAAGCCCTGCGCGGAGCCCCCAAGAGTTGGACCGCGTGGGTTCTGGATTCCAATCCTCCTCCATCCGTGGAACTGGTGGCAGAGCCCATGGAGCTTCCCGTGGCCGCCGAGGCCAGCAGGTCCTCGGGACAGGGGTTCTCTTCCGATTCTCGGGTCCGCATGGAAATCGAGCGCCATGCCATGGAGCGGGCCAGGGCGTACTTTCAGAAGGCTGGTTTCACCAAAATTGTGGATGTCTCGCGCCAGAAGTCTTTCGACCTTCACGTGCAGGACGGGGAACGCGAACTTTTCGTCGAAGTAAAGGGCACGAAAACAGTCGGCTCCCGTATCCTTCTGACTCGTAATGAGGTTGAGTTCGCAAGGCGAAACAGAGACAAGATGGTCTTGTATGTGTTTCACTCCATGCGGGTCCGCGAGGTGAATGGAGAGATGATTGTCGAAGGTGGTGAGGAGCGGGTGAGTGACCCGTGGGATGTTGATAGCGGCACCCTCGACATCGCTTCCATCACGTACTCCTACGCGCTTCCGTAGCACTGTTCGCGCGGTCCGCCCGACAGAGGTGTTCGAGGCCCTGGTACTGGACGGCTCAGGTCATGTTATACGCATGAACCGTGAAGGTCATGCGCATGCCACTTCGTCTTCACCTCGCCGCCGCGACGGCTCTGCTCGTCTGCGCCACCATCGCCCAGGCCCAGCAGCCGCCCGGGGTCCGTGTGCGCCGCGAGCAGCAACTCGTACTCTCCCGTGTACCCGTTGGACGTGAGCCAGAGCTGCGGGTTGCCCCAGGCCTCCCCACCGTCATGCGCTTCGACGCGGAGGTGGTGCACGTCGAGGTGAGTCATGAGGGGCCAGGGCGCCTCGTCTGGGTGGACGTGGCCGGGCACTCCCTCTTGCTCGAACCGCGGCGGGAATTGGCCTCCGACGAGAAGCTACAGATGGAGGTGGTCCTCGCGCAGGGCCCGGCGCGCACCCGATTGGTCTTCCAGCTCGTCTCGCATCCCGGTGAAGTGGACGCGCGGGTGGACGTGGAACTGCGCCCGCGTTCGGTCCGGCCGGAACTGGAGCCGGAGGTCGCATCCTCCCGGCGCGAAGATGGCCCGTTCTCCCGCTTGGTGTTCTCGGGCGTGATGGGCAAGTCCGGCATCACCGCCGGCATGTTCCGGGGCAGAACCGTTGGGCGCGGGGTGCTCGCGAATACCGCGTGGGACTACCGGGCGGCTCATGGGCGGGCCATCACCTTCATCGTGCTCAATGTGGGAGCGAGGCCCTGGTTTGCCTCGGAGGTCGTGCGTTTGCCGGTGGCGGGTGAGGTGAGCCAGGAAGGCAGTGGATGGACGGTGAGCATGGCGGCTCCCATCGAGCCAGGGGGCACCGGGCTGGTGGTGTTGGAGTCGGTGGAGGCGGCGGGTGTGCCCGTGCTCCTGGAGGTGCGGGAGGCGGGTGGAATCCGAAGTGTGCGGGTGGAGGAGTCGCGCTGATATGGATACCCACGCGGAAGGGATGAGCGGAGCGCTCGTGCGCCGGTGGCTGGTGGGTCATCGGGGGGCGTTCGTCCTGGTGGCGGTCCCGTTGGTCGTGTTTGCTACGGGGCTCGTCACCTGCTCTCGCGGCGGGCAGCCCGCGGAGGGTGGCGGGGTCGCTCTACCCTCCGAGTTCAATCACCTGACACAGGAAGACCCCCTCATGTGTGAAGCGAAGACTCTTGCCAGCTCCTCGTCGGCTCCCGAGGTAGTGCCCTCCTCGCTGGACATGGACTTCATGAAGTCGCTCGCTGCGGCTGTGTGTCTGGTGTCGGCCGGGTGCGCCAGCGTGCCGGTGAGCCCCACCTGGCCCCAGGATTGTCCCCAGGAGGCGCTCGCCGCCATGAGCATCAGGGGCTTCGGACCGGGCACACAGGGCTATGTCACGCTCGACATCAACCGGCCGGGTGCGCTGAGCCAGTTCGACGATTTCCGCGCGGGGCCCATCGTGAGCGGCATCCGAGATATGGATGCGGTCGACCTGCTGCCACTGGGCACGAAGCTGTACGGGTTCATGTGGACGGGCGGAGACAAGGTCCACACCTACTGGACCCGGGCGGAACTGCCCAACGGTGCGAAGATGCCGGTGTGCATGGTGCTCGGCTTCGACGAGCAGGGGGGATACTGGAAGGAGCCGGGGACGCAGCCGGGCACCTTCAGCATCAGCAGGCAGGCCCCCATGACGGTGACGCGCCGCTTCGAGCGGCCCGAGTGACGAACGCCGGGCCTCCTGTCAGCG
Encoded proteins:
- a CDS encoding protein NO VEIN domain-containing protein — translated: MARDVLFKPGQESFSPDQDYRDKGVPKDPDDQFMRWINLPRSGMPNSPGIRPLQYLSKPAFTKLPSLLVLVTKKSTTGGSYNPWNDELDWDNETITYWGDAKLHSERRVTDFPGNRVLERVWKAVKAGKRDVLPPILHFVKYESGWVTFTGLCEMTALSLGHFEEKGRRVANYRCQLRILGMDSVPVSWLHSRRWAGSPEEALRGAPKSWTAWVLDSNPPPSVELVAEPMELPVAAEASRSSGQGFSSDSRVRMEIERHAMERARAYFQKAGFTKIVDVSRQKSFDLHVQDGERELFVEVKGTKTVGSRILLTRNEVEFARRNRDKMVLYVFHSMRVREVNGEMIVEGGEERVSDPWDVDSGTLDIASITYSYALP
- a CDS encoding DUF2381 family protein, translating into MPLRLHLAAATALLVCATIAQAQQPPGVRVRREQQLVLSRVPVGREPELRVAPGLPTVMRFDAEVVHVEVSHEGPGRLVWVDVAGHSLLLEPRRELASDEKLQMEVVLAQGPARTRLVFQLVSHPGEVDARVDVELRPRSVRPELEPEVASSRREDGPFSRLVFSGVMGKSGITAGMFRGRTVGRGVLANTAWDYRAAHGRAITFIVLNVGARPWFASEVVRLPVAGEVSQEGSGWTVSMAAPIEPGGTGLVVLESVEAAGVPVLLEVREAGGIRSVRVEESR